The Cryomorphaceae bacterium 1068 genome window below encodes:
- a CDS encoding DUF423 domain-containing protein encodes MNSIEKSTIAIGALSMAMAVILGALGAHALEALISAEQLDSFKTGVRYQVWHSLALIVLGFSGSKLLSTKNFKILSSLFIGGIIFFSISIYLLSTRDLLGIESWKSVLGPITPIGGLLLIVGWLFFAYRAWTAKKTGISVD; translated from the coding sequence ATGAATTCAATCGAAAAGTCAACAATTGCCATCGGTGCTCTTTCTATGGCCATGGCGGTCATACTCGGGGCGCTTGGTGCTCATGCTCTCGAGGCGCTTATTTCAGCTGAGCAGCTAGACAGTTTCAAAACAGGTGTCCGCTATCAAGTGTGGCACTCTTTGGCACTCATCGTCCTTGGATTTTCAGGGAGTAAATTACTCAGCACGAAAAATTTCAAGATTCTCTCCTCTCTCTTCATTGGGGGTATTATATTCTTCAGTATTTCTATTTATCTCTTAAGCACTCGAGATCTTTTGGGCATTGAATCTTGGAAGTCCGTGTTGGGACCAATTACTCCTATTGGAGGCTTATTACTAATTGTAGGCTGGCTGTTCTTTGCATACAGGGCTTGGACAGCAAAGAAGACAGGGATATCTGTTGATTGA
- a CDS encoding LPP20 family lipoprotein gives MRVLSYVFLCTVLLFSCSSQKKVATTENFPASPTWVQSRPITNSYYVGIGVAQKTPGTDFRSAAKENALSDLASEIKVNVNSNSLLYTLEREYKFEQEFRETIRTSTNLDLEDFQLVEQFEDADAYWVYYRLDKSTYAEKQRQKKESAESLALDFLAKAEAAEADGRYSESVDYYLRGLQAIEEFWADKNEAVFRGQSILLDNELFSGLKSMLDGVVLDLSNKPRLTFQNSYQTEAELSVADSESGQPLSGVPINYVYQGQYGRIKGSLSTNVNGRITIPISEAERSTKPNMLSTEIDTEQLFEPFKGDSFMRKLTESLRGKSISSRIDYSPPLVHIDADERNLGNEMSGEPISAAIIASLNRKGVRFTKDPKKADVIIELKSDTKSTGESQGFSTVRLELDANVIDARKSESVYKISKTDIKGVDLTFEKAGLKAYQNFTKNIESELMRKLANDLF, from the coding sequence ATGAGAGTTCTGAGCTATGTCTTTTTATGTACCGTCCTTCTATTTTCTTGTTCAAGCCAAAAAAAAGTTGCTACAACAGAGAACTTCCCTGCTTCGCCCACTTGGGTTCAAAGTAGACCAATTACCAACTCTTACTATGTGGGAATTGGAGTTGCCCAAAAAACGCCGGGAACTGATTTCAGAAGTGCGGCCAAAGAGAATGCCTTAAGCGATTTAGCCTCAGAAATAAAAGTGAACGTCAATTCCAACTCTCTCTTATACACCCTTGAACGCGAATACAAATTTGAACAAGAGTTCAGAGAAACCATACGAACGAGCACCAATCTTGATTTGGAAGATTTTCAGCTTGTAGAACAGTTTGAAGATGCCGATGCATATTGGGTTTATTACCGGCTCGATAAATCCACATATGCAGAAAAGCAACGACAGAAAAAAGAATCGGCTGAGTCATTGGCTTTGGACTTTCTAGCGAAAGCCGAAGCCGCCGAAGCTGATGGACGCTACTCTGAATCGGTCGACTATTACTTGAGAGGCCTTCAAGCCATCGAGGAGTTCTGGGCAGACAAAAACGAGGCTGTCTTTCGCGGGCAATCAATATTGCTCGACAATGAACTATTCAGCGGACTCAAATCAATGCTCGACGGAGTGGTATTGGACCTAAGCAATAAGCCAAGACTCACTTTTCAAAACAGTTACCAAACCGAAGCAGAACTATCGGTGGCTGATTCAGAATCGGGCCAACCGCTTTCGGGTGTTCCTATCAACTACGTTTACCAAGGCCAGTACGGAAGAATCAAGGGTTCGCTTTCCACCAATGTCAATGGCAGAATTACTATACCCATTTCGGAAGCAGAACGGTCTACTAAGCCAAATATGCTTTCAACCGAAATCGATACAGAACAACTTTTTGAACCTTTCAAGGGAGACAGCTTTATGCGAAAGCTGACTGAATCTTTGAGAGGCAAAAGCATCTCTTCTCGGATCGACTATTCACCACCCTTGGTGCACATCGATGCTGATGAAAGAAATTTGGGAAACGAAATGAGCGGTGAACCAATAAGTGCTGCCATTATCGCGTCGCTCAATAGAAAGGGGGTGCGGTTTACGAAAGATCCCAAAAAAGCCGACGTAATCATCGAATTAAAATCTGATACGAAGTCTACGGGAGAATCACAGGGATTTTCAACTGTAAGACTCGAGCTCGATGCCAATGTAATCGATGCTCGAAAAAGTGAAAGTGTATACAAGATTTCGAAAACCGATATTAAAGGAGTTGACCTCACTTTTGAGAAGGCCGGACTCAAAGCTTATCAAAATTTCACTAAAAACATTGAATCAGAGCTGATGAGAAAGCTCGCAAACGACTTATTTTAA